The DNA region TGCCTGGAGGACTATGTCCTGTGGTTTGTCTCATTGAATATGTCAGCTTAGTAATTTAGATGTTGTATGAATGAATGCTTAAGTCTGTCTTTGCTGAAGTTTGTGGCATTGGGGTACAACTCATAGCAGCTGCAACACTCTCACCCCCACTGCTGAGCTAGTTTAATTTCACAGCCCTGTCTTTTGTCAGTCCTCCATCACAAGGGTAGAGGAGGGAAAAACTGTAACTGGAGAACTGATTGCGTTCCATCTTCTCTCCAGCTCACTTGATCCTCTTGAGCCTGTGTATTGCATTGGATGAGAAACTGGAGCCCACCTTAAATGCTCATAACTCGTGGGTGTGACTTGCAGAATTCTGCCAGCCCAGCGGGAGGAGGGTGgaagcggggctggggggctccgCGGAGGCTGGGCAAGGGACAGTGCTGCAGCAAGGATGAATCTCCgagggagcaggggggcaggtCTCCAAGAAAGAGGTCGTCAAACACACTGCAGCAACACACAGACGGCACCAGACCTGGCTGGAGGCCCGTTTTTTTCCGGAGCCCTGCGCTGATTTAACCCTCCCAAGCGGATGTActtcagcactgcagcagcaggtccGGGAGTGCGGGCTGTTTGcggccctcccctccccgcgcccacccccaccccaccccctttcctCCCCGCGCCCCGAAGCTTCAGCAGTGAAGCTGGGGCGGCGGCGAGGGGCGGCGGCAGGGAGCTCACCCCGGCCGGCTCGGCGCACGGAGCCCGcggccggcggcagcgggggTCCGGCCCGCGCAGGGGCCGCAGCACGTGGGTgaggccggggcggggggcggctccGCGGCCGCCGGGGCGCCGTTCCCGGCCCAGGTGCTGAGCCGGAGCCGGCCGCGGCTTAACGTCCTCCCCCGCCTCCTCCCGCgcggcagctggagcagcagaaagcCGATCCGGCGAGCCCCggtccctcctccctccttctccgCCTCCTCCTCGGAGCAGCCGGCGAGCATGgaccgggcggcggcggcgctggaggcggcgggcggctgCTGCTCGCCGCTTGCATGaggcggccgggcggcggggagtGAGGCCGGGCCAGGGCCGGGCGAGGCGGCTCCGGGCTCCGGCagctccccccctgccccggtcatggcggcggccgcccggcggagccgcggcggggcggcggtgCTGGGCCTGCcgctggggctgctgccgctggggctgctgccgctgctggggctgctgccgctgctggggctgtgcgccgggcgggcggcgggcgggccgcTCCGCTACTCCGTGCCGGAGGAGCTGCCGCTCGGTGCGTTCGTGGGCAGCGTGGCGAGCGACCTGGGCGTGGATCCGCGGCGACTGGCGGCGCGGGGAGCGCGGCTGACCTCGGGCAGCGGCCGGCAGTacctggagctggagctgggccGCGGCGCGCTGCTGGTGCGGGAGCGCATGGACCGCGAAGCGCTCTGCGAGCTGAGCCCCGCCTGCTTCCTCAGCCTGGAGCTGGTCATCGAGCAGCCCATTGAGGTGCACAACGTGGAGGTGGAGGTGCTGGACATCAATGACAACGCGCCGTGCTTCCCCCGCCAGGATTACCGGCTGGAGATCAGTGAGTCTGCCGTGCCCGGGGCCCGCTTCCACATCGAGAGCGCCCAGGACCCTGATGTGGGCACCAACTCTGTGCAGAGCtaccagctcagccccagccgCCACTTTGCCCTGGACCTTAAAGGCTTCCAGAGTGGCAGCAAGCTcctggagctggtgctgcagcagccgcTGGACCGGGAGCAGagtgccctgcagcagctggtgctcACTGCTGTGGATGGTGGGGACCCCCCCAAGTCCGGTACGGCCCAGATCTCTGTGCGAGTTGTGGATACCAATGACAACCCACCTGCCTTTGACCGTTCCACCTACACCGTGAGCCTTCTGGAGAACGCCCCACCTGGCACCCTAGTGGTCAAGCTCAATGCCTCAGACCCTGATGAGGGCTCCAACGGGGATGTGATCTACTCCTTTGGCAGCTACACCCCACGGAAGGTGAGGCAGCTCTTTAGTGTGGACCCACACTCAGGGGAGGTGCGTGTTAATGGTACCTTGGACTATGAAGAGGCATCCTCCTATGAGATCTATGTGCAAGCCACTGATCAGGGCCCTGTCTCTATGGCTGGGCACTGCAAGGTGCTGGTCAACATTGTGGATGCTAATGATAATGTTCCTGAGGTGGTCCTGACCTCCCTGTACAGCCCAGTGCCAGAGGATGCAAAAGCAGGAACTGTGGTGGCCCTGATGAGCGTCACTGACCAGGACTCAGGGCTGAACAAGCAAGTGAGTCTGCGTATTCCCCCTGGCCTCCCCTTCACGCTCAACTCTTTCAAGAACTCCTACACCTTGATCACCCAGGGCAAACTGGACCATGAGAAAGCAGCAGCGTACAACATCACAGTTACAGCTACCGACTCTGGAAgcccccctctctcctcccagaaGGTGATCCATGTCGAGATCTCTGACATCAATGATAATCCTCCACACTTTGAGGAACCTGTGTACTCGGTTTACATCCCTGAGAACAACCCCCTTGGAGCCTTGCTGTGCACTATCAAAGCTACCGACCCAGATGTCGCCGAAAATGCCCATGTGTCTTACTCTTTAATAGATGGGAAGATTGAAGGGCTACCTGTCGCCTCCTATGTCTCTATTAAATCCGATAGCGGCAACATGTATGCTGTCAGGTCCTTTGACTATGAGACATTAAGGGAGTTCCAGGTGATTGTCCAGGCACAGGATGCCGGGATCCCACCACTGAGCAGCACTGTCACTGTCCACATCTATGTGATGGACGAGAATGACCATGCTCCACAGATACTGTATCCTACCTCAACCAACACTTCAACAGCCCTGGAGATGATCCCACGCTCGGCATATGCTGGATATTTGGTCACCAAAATTATAGCCATTGATGGGGACTCAGGACAAAATGCCTGGTTGTTCTTCTACTTGGTGCAGACCTCAGATCCAGGTTTGTTCAGGGTGGAGCTACATACTGGGGAGATTAGGACTACTCGCAGACTGGGGGAGGACACCATGCCTACTTTCAACCTGACGGTGGAGGTGAGAGACAATGGAGAGCCACCGATGTCCTCATCAGTAGCCATCACTGTTGCTGTGGTGGACAGAGTTTCAAAAATCATCCCTGATACAAGAAGGCACTTTAGAAGTCCGAGCAATTACTCAGAGATCACTCTTTATCTCATTATCGCGTTGAGCGCTATCTCCTTCGTTTTCCTTTTCACGATCATTGGGCTTACTGTTATCAAGTGCTACAGATACAGTCTGTATGGGGACTCCTGCTGTGCAGGGTTCTGTGGGGTCAGAGAACGGTGCCCTGCTGAATTATACAAGCAGGCCAACAACAACATCGATGCTAGGTTGCCCCACGGTTTAAAAGTACAACCACATTTCATTGAAGTGAGGGGCAATGGGTCTCTCACTAAGACCTACTGCTATAAGGCATGCCTAACTGCAGGATCAGGAAGTGACACTTTTATGTTTTACAATACCTGTGGCCCAACAGGAACTACTGGCCCCTCTGCAGTGGTGACTGAGAGGCATCTGACAGGACAGAGTGGGCAGAGTGCACAAAACCTGATCATACTAAAAAATGACTCCATTACTCCTAACGAGGTGAGGCTACGTTGATAAATGGTCAGCACAGTGCTCTGAGTGAATCTGTACTTAAGCAGAGGTTCAAAGATTAAGCATATTCCCTTTTGGGCTCACTGACATACAGCTATGAAACATGGTTCTAATGAATCTAATCTGTGCGATGCGTTTTGTTTCTAGGTAAATATTTGGACTTTCAGGGTCTGCTTGGTAAGTTCAGTACATGCATTTGTTGTTTGGATTCACATCATTTTTGCAGTGTATGCTGTATAGAgtattgttttttccccttttctcttaCAGATCTAAAATTGCCTCCTGCCACAGAGTGCTAGGGAATGACACATGTGGTCTTAAATTTTTAATGCTAAAACTAGTATTgcaggaaaaagtaatttaaaaaaaagtgattatCCTGGAAATCGATAGCTAACTTTATGGCAGTTATAGATGTTTGCTACTTCATTGACTTTATACCTAGGCAAAGCTGTTGAATGTAGATCATTGCAATAATATGCTTTGCTTACTAATGTGGGCATGTTTTAGTTGTCTGAAAACTGCATTACCTCCTTTGATAATGTTTGTTCAACCCAATTCTGCATTTCATGCTTCCTGGACAGTGAAAATCCAGTGACGTCTTTGTAGAGAATTACAGCAAGTTACCATCATTATGTTACAATGTGATAACTTCTAACCTGCTGGGTTGCTACTGCAAATTGTTTAATACCTATGGTTTGATCAGCAGTGTATTAACCTTTTCAATATTTCCCACAGTGAAGAATTAATGGTTGCTTTATGGTAGCACACAGGCACTCTGCAGTTAGTGTGTGGTTTACACGCTCTGTAATTTCCTTTCTGCATATGTTGAAGCTAAACCCAGAAGCACACACAGGAGAGACTAATTCTcatttacaaaaggaaaattttgccATTACTGTGTGTTGCTTGTATCCTATAGTTGTGACAGGCATAAGATCAGTTCATGCATTAATGTGTGCTATGCCTCAAGACATGGGAAAGCTGGAGGAGTAACTGTGGTGGGATAGAAAGGAGCCTGACTTGTGTGTTCTTGCcacagaaatataatttatttccttacaCTTATTCACATATAAAGATGTTGGCATCTTTTGCAACTGTTGTTTTGTTGCACAAAGATGCACAAATCTTAAGGGCTAGCAAATCTTCCATTAAAATGCTTCTAGAGAGTAATTATCATCCGTTCAAAATTaagccatttaaaattaatgcagtGAGGTTTTTGTAAGTCACAGTGGCAGGGTATGGGggaagtattttttctctttctgcacaGTTTTTGTACGTTAAAATCTTTCTGAGTATAATAAAATGCCTGGAGTCTCTGATACAGGAGGGAACATGAGACATACTCTATAAGCATGTATGCTGAAGAATCAGAGTGAAATAAACACTTCACATCTGatttttgggggagggggaagagaagcAATAGCTGAAAATGGCTTTGCTTTGGAAGCAAGGACAGTAGTAAATTAGTGTAACAGACAGATTCCCATCACGTTTTGGGAATCAATCCATTGAATGCAATGAATTAGCAATTTTTGAACACCAGTGTATATTGGGCAGTGGCAGCAAAGCCAGCCCGAACTTGGGATATAAAAGTAAAGAGATGTATAGAACAGACTAATGAATGCCTGTCTGTGAGCAGCTATGATCCAAAAGAGGAATCAATTATTCAAATAGCTCTGTATGATTTAAACAGAAGTGAAATTCTGACAAGTTCTACTCATCACAAGTTCTTTTCTTGGGTCTCTGCTTCTTAAACTGTCCGTGGTAGTACATACTATGAAGATGTATCGATGCCAGGTATACATGAGAAAGTGGGTGAATGTAATGGCATTCACTAATTACTAGTTCCTAGCTAATTACATACTATAAAACCATGTCTTTCCCTTGTTTCAAGCTCAGCATATGCACTGGAGACGCCATCCATTGCTTAGCAACACTGAATTCTACTTTATAAGGGTAATGATCTTTGTATTCTTAGATCTTCAGAGAGCTCTTCCTCTTTTTAGTTAAAGGGAACTTCTAATCAGTCTTTAAAAGCCCATGCCTTCACCTGTGAAGCATAACAACAGGCATCGTTGTCCTTGCATTGGTTTACATAATCAATCTCTGATGTATATGTTACTTTTGGATcatatgaactttttttttcagtttttggaAATTGATCTTCTAATAGCTGTTAAGTGGTAAGGACGGGGCCAGATGAATGGGCTTTCTATGCGTGCATATCGTACATAGGGTTTCACAAATGctaatattttgcaaatacttttacagtgagaggaaaaatatttcaaaattatttgggaTAAATATCCCTAATTCTTGATGCAATAAGGTCCTTTTCATATTTCCGTGTAAGGTCAAAGATGTTAATTACTTTACACTAAGTGGTGACTGATTTCCTTGGGCAATTAGAACGATGCAATGGAAGGGAAAGCTCTGTGTATTAAGGTTAGGTAGGGAATTCTTTGTCTCTGTTGAAGTGCTGATACCTGTGTGACTGTTCTGACTTGTACTGCTAGTGTTCTGAGGGTGTCTCCAAGACAGCCTGTGCTTCTGCATTCACCTTGTTTGCCTATATGGTCCTTtatagcaggggtcctcaaactacgacccacggtatttacagacacgcacacgcacacgcacacacacagacagacacgcacacgcacacgcacagatgcacagacagacagacgcacagacagacacacagacacacagacagacacacacacccacacccacacacccacacccacccacacccacccacacacccacacacacccccacacccacacacccacacccacacccacacactcTCGCGccccaccgggggttgggggggaaaccaagcagccgcagatgactgcctgccacttcatccgcacgccagccccctggttgaaaagtttgaggacccctgctttatAGGTTCTTAAGAATATTTCAAACCAAGTGTGTTttgtaaaagaagaaaggtaCCAATGCTTACAGCTGCACTGAAAACCTCAGAAACAGTTATTGCTGGCAGGAGCCTGGTAATAAGGATCCAAATGCGGGGTTAATGGGTATTGTTGTCTCATCGGCCAGGTGAGTGCTGCAGGGTgaccaggcaggcagcacaggcagaataTAGGGACACCAAAATACTGTGGCTTCATTGCTGGTGCTGTGTGAGGTTACGGGCAGCCTGGATTCCTGCCTTCCGAAAAGAGGGTGCCCACAGCTGTGAAGGGGGTGTGTGGAGATGTGATTTAGTTACTGAGCACTGCTGTAGCGATGATCCATCATTTTCAGGAAAGGTTTCAGTGCTTTAGTCTGGAGTCCCCTTCCTTATAGGCCTGTGAAGATGCTGAGTAATGTCTGGGTTGTGTTTGGTCCTTTTCATCTCTGCCGTCTTGTTCTTACATTCTGTGTGGATAAGTTCATTCATTATGTCTTGCATCTCATGACAACTTTTTCCCTTCAATGCAGGGAATAACAATCAAACCAACATATGTTTTAACAGCAGATTTCTGCTCTAGAAGGCAGCCTGGCACATTCCTAATGATGAGTGGACAGTCTGGATACTTGAGAGAACTAGCTGAAAACTGTTCTTGTTGTGCATTGCCTTGTACCCCTTTTTGTGTGGTGACACATGGCTGACAAAATATGATGTTTCATGtgatgttcagaaaaaaatctgaatggtACTCTATGGACACTTTTcagaaagtgaaacaaaagcTGCATATTAGTGATGGTAAAATGCAGGGTTTCACTGCAGTTTTAtggctgtttgctttgcttctggctctttctctgcattttgcaCTTCAAAACCAGCTTGctaacacacagaaaaaaacccaaacacttgAGTTGAACACATCTTGatactgctttaaaatgaaagcatgtttTGAAGTGTCTAAATCTAGTAAACCCGCAGCATTGTCTGGAGCGGTCTTTCCAAGAGATTTCTCAGGGCTTTAAAGGTATTAATATCTTACAATCTCATTTCAAGAACTTAAGCCTTTAAGAATTTCTCCATCccactgacattttaaaggTTAACTATAaatgtttgttcttttgtttagtGGCAGTATCTGAACCTGTTCTGTTAAGCAGGGTCAGTGCTCTGTGCTTCCGTGCAGTCAGACTCTTGGTTCGATGCTtactgctgtgccagcagaaaTTTGCATTCAATATTAAGCAGaagtgttttccttctcttggaATTAATTAAATATACTTTACAGAAGCACTTGCCCGTTCCCTTCACCTTAGTTTTCTTAGAGTGAGGAATGCAAATGAACACTCCAGGAAGAAAATCTTTGGGCTTCTGAATTACACTCTTTTCCAGTTTCCATTCTGATTTCTTGTATGATAAACACATGTTCAGTCTATAAATAGTTTGTTCTCCACATAGAATTAATTCTAAacatttacagaagaaaaccaggaatAGAACCCTCTGTTTCACCACATCTGTCAGCATTGTCTCACTGGAAAATAAGCAGAGCTGTATGCGGTCAGGGGTtctaaaatgccttttattatTGCTTCAAAGCGGATGTATTTGATAGTATACCTTGTCATTCTGTCGTGCGTTTGTATGGAAATAGGAATGGAGTGGGAAGTTTTTAGCAGTCTCATCACCTGGTAACTCTTTGTAAATGTTTGATTCGCACTTCTCTGCCTCAGGCAGGCCCTGTTCTAACAGTCACTGAAGTGAATGGTAGCCTTTGCACTGATTTTCATGAATACAGGATTAGgacaacattaaaaatatttggaaattcCTTCTATCCCAGGGAAACTTCCTGTGTTGAAGTATTAGCTAAAACAAAGGTAACTTAGCAAAATGTTCATAACAATGTATTTtcaactgaatttattttccatgaacAGTGAAATTATTCTTAAATTAACCCATGCtgtgcaatttaaaaacaactgtGTGGAATTTTGCATGAGCTTTTTTGCTGCTAAGATGATTCCATTGTATATTATACATTCACTTTGCTTATCAGACTTTCCAATAGGGTTGGATGTTTTATGACTGGGAACATTAATGCTTGTGGTTATGTGATTGGTAGAATGCAACTCTGGTGCCTGGAAGAACCGGCAGGAGCAAACTGTTGCCATGAGGTGTTTACCTGATGCAATGACAACCACTTCTGTAGGCACCTGGATAGGTTTTGACTCATCGCACAACTATGATGATGTGCACTGTTactaaataagaaaaagcaggtGATGGGAGAAACAGGGAATAGTTGGTTACTTCTGTGCCGTATTGTGTGACTTTTCTCACCTCCACTGATTGAGTGGTAAGGAGATACATGGCCTCCAAAAATCTCTGAGGGAAATGTGAGGCTAAGATTATGTTAAAGTTAGTAGAATGAGCTGGCCTGTGAGAAACGGGGTCTTGTAATATTGGGAGCTGGGGAGATAAAAGGAACAATATTATCTTTGTCAGCATTGTGTGATGTAGTGAGAGTAGGGGGATGTACAACCAGGAAGCAAATGGACCTCTTCAGAGTCTGTATTCCTCTTTGTGATTCCTCTCTGTACTCGTGCTTCCTGGCAGCTGTACCTTGTCCTGGTGGTGGTGATTTATGACACAGCTACACTTCTCACAGCAAAGTCTGTGATGGGGCTTTGCAGAGGAGCCCACTGAGAGCTGCTGTGCAGAATTCTGTCCCCTGGGACTGTGCTGAAGACACATCTCTCTTTGACGTGGGCCGTATTGTGTCATGGCACAGTGACTGCATGCTGTGTGACAGCACCTGTCAATGTGGCAGGTTTCAGTGGGTGGTCTGGTAAAGGTGGACTGTTGGTAACCAGAGATGTAAGCCAACCCAAGCATGCAGACACTGAGTGCCTGGTGGCTCTATAAGCAATGCTGCTGCATCTGATCTGGGGAAAGATGTTACTGAACAGGTTTCCTTCTGTTATGCGGTCACTTCTATTATTGGTcaagcttttttgcttttcttgctccTCATTTCCCAATCTCATTTAAAGATATATTGAAACAACTTTTCTCTGGTGACCAGAGGATCTTAAGAATTTCAGTCTCTAGCAGGACAAAAGGAGAAGCCAGCCATGCTTACAGAATTGGAATTTCACCAATTTTGCCAGTTACAGGACATTGTCCTGTGATAACACAAGTGTGGGGCAAATGTGCTTCTCAGCTTTGCTGAGGTCTAAAAATTCCCAGTCAAGCAGTGTCCACATGGTAGAACTGGGTGAGAATAGGTCTGGACAAAGTCAAGCTGCTGCCCAACTGCCTGTTCTTCCTGTGAAGACATCAGAAAGTAGAGAAGTCCCAGACGCTGACTTTTTCACAGTTAAAAACTGAGCCCCTGAAAAAACCAGTCCCTGAAAGGTCTGAAGATCAACTGTGGCAGTAGATCTTTCCACCTCCAGAGTATATTTTCCCAATCTtgtcatcttcctttttctgcttctgcaggagcagcactACAGCACTGCCTAAAGAGCAGTAGCAAACAGAGAACTGTTTGGGAGTAGCCATAAGATGCCACAGCTTCTGAGTAGTAACCTTTGAAAATACCACAATCTCCTAGTTGCAGCTGTTTGTTATATTGATGTGGTGAATGTTGGTCTGTGCATGTGAAGTGAATAAATGATGAATTTCTAACTGATAAGTTTCTGCTGCCATCATCACCCAGTTATGATCTGGTGCCTGAAAGTTCCCACTGCAACAGAACAtagatttttgtttctcagcTGAGAGCTTTCCAGCTCTCgtctagaaaacaaaaatctataTACTGCGAGTggctgttttccccttttctcacTCCTACCCAACTTGTGTCAGACTTTTCCAGCTCTTTGATATAATTTCACTTCCTCTGTATTTTCCTGGGACTGCAGTAAgattcctcctcctcacactgCCTATAAGCCTGTACAAATTGGGAACATGCACTTCTCCCATTgcaaaaaagagcaaagaggCTTTTCCCCCACCTTCAGTCCAGTAGTTCCCCTGCTATAAGAAAATCTCCAGCAGAGTAAAAGCCAAAACTTGGGGTGTTGGCACCCTTCATACATCAAGAAAGGCAAACTCGGAAGTGGGTCTCATCAGTGTGTATTactttctacctgctttcactGACTGTTACTACATGGTTGACCTTAGAGT from Falco biarmicus isolate bFalBia1 chromosome 8, bFalBia1.pri, whole genome shotgun sequence includes:
- the LOC130153605 gene encoding protocadherin alpha-C2-like isoform X12 codes for the protein MAAAARRSRGGAAVLGLPLGLLPLGLLPLLGLLPLLGLCAGRAAGGPLRYSVPEELPLGAFVGSVASDLGVDPRRLAARGARLTSGSGRQYLELELGRGALLVRERMDREALCELSPACFLSLELVIEQPIEVHNVEVEVLDINDNAPCFPRQDYRLEISESAVPGARFHIESAQDPDVGTNSVQSYQLSPSRHFALDLKGFQSGSKLLELVLQQPLDREQSALQQLVLTAVDGGDPPKSGTAQISVRVVDTNDNPPAFDRSTYTVSLLENAPPGTLVVKLNASDPDEGSNGDVIYSFGSYTPRKVRQLFSVDPHSGEVRVNGTLDYEEASSYEIYVQATDQGPVSMAGHCKVLVNIVDANDNVPEVVLTSLYSPVPEDAKAGTVVALMSVTDQDSGLNKQVSLRIPPGLPFTLNSFKNSYTLITQGKLDHEKAAAYNITVTATDSGSPPLSSQKVIHVEISDINDNPPHFEEPVYSVYIPENNPLGALLCTIKATDPDVAENAHVSYSLIDGKIEGLPVASYVSIKSDSGNMYAVRSFDYETLREFQVIVQAQDAGIPPLSSTVTVHIYVMDENDHAPQILYPTSTNTSTALEMIPRSAYAGYLVTKIIAIDGDSGQNAWLFFYLVQTSDPGLFRVELHTGEIRTTRRLGEDTMPTFNLTVEVNIWTFRVCLPKHPNPDWRYSASLRAGMQSAVHMEEAGVLRGGPGGPDQQWPTVSSATPEPEAGEVSPPVGAGVNSNSWTFKFGPSNPKQGGPGELPDKFIIPGSPAIISIRQEPPNSQIDKSDFITFGKKEETKKKKKKKKGNKTQEKKEKGNSTTENSDQ
- the LOC130153605 gene encoding protocadherin alpha-C2-like isoform X4 encodes the protein MAAAARRSRGGAAVLGLPLGLLPLGLLPLLGLLPLLGLCAGRAAGGPLRYSVPEELPLGAFVGSVASDLGVDPRRLAARGARLTSGSGRQYLELELGRGALLVRERMDREALCELSPACFLSLELVIEQPIEVHNVEVEVLDINDNAPCFPRQDYRLEISESAVPGARFHIESAQDPDVGTNSVQSYQLSPSRHFALDLKGFQSGSKLLELVLQQPLDREQSALQQLVLTAVDGGDPPKSGTAQISVRVVDTNDNPPAFDRSTYTVSLLENAPPGTLVVKLNASDPDEGSNGDVIYSFGSYTPRKVRQLFSVDPHSGEVRVNGTLDYEEASSYEIYVQATDQGPVSMAGHCKVLVNIVDANDNVPEVVLTSLYSPVPEDAKAGTVVALMSVTDQDSGLNKQVSLRIPPGLPFTLNSFKNSYTLITQGKLDHEKAAAYNITVTATDSGSPPLSSQKVIHVEISDINDNPPHFEEPVYSVYIPENNPLGALLCTIKATDPDVAENAHVSYSLIDGKIEGLPVASYVSIKSDSGNMYAVRSFDYETLREFQVIVQAQDAGIPPLSSTVTVHIYVMDENDHAPQILYPTSTNTSTALEMIPRSAYAGYLVTKIIAIDGDSGQNAWLFFYLVQTSDPGLFRVELHTGEIRTTRRLGEDTMPTFNLTVEVRDNGEPPMSSSVAITVAVVDRVSKIIPDTRRHFRSPSNYSEITLYLIIALSAISFVFLFTIIGLTVIKCYRYSLYGDSCCAGFCGVRERCPAELYKQANNNIDARLPHGLKVQPHFIEVRGNGSLTKTYCYKACLTAGSGSDTFMFYNTCGPTGTTGPSAVVTERHLTGQSGQSAQNLIILKNDSITPNEPKHPNPDWRYSASLRAGMQSAVHMEEAGVLRGGPGGPDQQWPTVSSATPEPEAGEVSPPVGAGVNSNSWTFKFGPSNPKQGGPGELPDKFIIPGSPAIISIRQEPPNSQIDKSDFITFGKKEETKKKKKKKKGNKTQEKKEKGNSTTENSDQ
- the LOC130153605 gene encoding protocadherin alpha-C2-like isoform X8 — protein: MAAAARRSRGGAAVLGLPLGLLPLGLLPLLGLLPLLGLCAGRAAGGPLRYSVPEELPLGAFVGSVASDLGVDPRRLAARGARLTSGSGRQYLELELGRGALLVRERMDREALCELSPACFLSLELVIEQPIEVHNVEVEVLDINDNAPCFPRQDYRLEISESAVPGARFHIESAQDPDVGTNSVQSYQLSPSRHFALDLKGFQSGSKLLELVLQQPLDREQSALQQLVLTAVDGGDPPKSGTAQISVRVVDTNDNPPAFDRSTYTVSLLENAPPGTLVVKLNASDPDEGSNGDVIYSFGSYTPRKVRQLFSVDPHSGEVRVNGTLDYEEASSYEIYVQATDQGPVSMAGHCKVLVNIVDANDNVPEVVLTSLYSPVPEDAKAGTVVALMSVTDQDSGLNKQVSLRIPPGLPFTLNSFKNSYTLITQGKLDHEKAAAYNITVTATDSGSPPLSSQKVIHVEISDINDNPPHFEEPVYSVYIPENNPLGALLCTIKATDPDVAENAHVSYSLIDGKIEGLPVASYVSIKSDSGNMYAVRSFDYETLREFQVIVQAQDAGIPPLSSTVTVHIYVMDENDHAPQILYPTSTNTSTALEMIPRSAYAGYLVTKIIAIDGDSGQNAWLFFYLVQTSDPGLFRVELHTGEIRTTRRLGEDTMPTFNLTVEVRDNGEPPMSSSVAITVAVVDRVSKIIPDTRRHFRSPSNYSEITLYLIIALSAISFVFLFTIIGLTVIKCYRYSLYGDSCCAGFCGVRERCPAELYKQANNNIDARLPHGLKVQPHFIEVRGNGSLTKTYCYKACLTAGSGSDTFMFYNTCGPTGTTGPSAVVTERHLTGQSGQSAQNLIILKNDSITPNEPKHPNPDWRYSASLRAGMQRT
- the LOC130153605 gene encoding protocadherin alpha-C2-like isoform X13, with protein sequence MAAAARRSRGGAAVLGLPLGLLPLGLLPLLGLLPLLGLCAGRAAGGPLRYSVPEELPLGAFVGSVASDLGVDPRRLAARGARLTSGSGRQYLELELGRGALLVRERMDREALCELSPACFLSLELVIEQPIEVHNVEVEVLDINDNAPCFPRQDYRLEISESAVPGARFHIESAQDPDVGTNSVQSYQLSPSRHFALDLKGFQSGSKLLELVLQQPLDREQSALQQLVLTAVDGGDPPKSGTAQISVRVVDTNDNPPAFDRSTYTVSLLENAPPGTLVVKLNASDPDEGSNGDVIYSFGSYTPRKVRQLFSVDPHSGEVRVNGTLDYEEASSYEIYVQATDQGPVSMAGHCKVLVNIVDANDNVPEVVLTSLYSPVPEDAKAGTVVALMSVTDQDSGLNKQVSLRIPPGLPFTLNSFKNSYTLITQGKLDHEKAAAYNITVTATDSGSPPLSSQKVIHVEISDINDNPPHFEEPVYSVYIPENNPLGALLCTIKATDPDVAENAHVSYSLIDGKIEGLPVASYVSIKSDSGNMYAVRSFDYETLREFQVIVQAQDAGIPPLSSTVTVHIYVMDENDHAPQILYPTSTNTSTALEMIPRSAYAGYLVTKIIAIDGDSGQNAWLFFYLVQTSDPGLFRVELHTGEIRTTRRLGEDTMPTFNLTVEPKHPNPDWRYSASLRAGMQSAVHMEEAGVLRGGPGGPDQQWPTVSSATPEPEAGEVSPPVGAGVNSNSWTFKFGPSNPKQGGPGELPDKFIIPGSPAIISIRQEPPNSQIDKSDFITFGKKEETKKKKKKKKGNKTQEKKEKGNSTTENSDQ
- the LOC130153605 gene encoding protocadherin alpha-C2-like isoform X3; translation: MAAAARRSRGGAAVLGLPLGLLPLGLLPLLGLLPLLGLCAGRAAGGPLRYSVPEELPLGAFVGSVASDLGVDPRRLAARGARLTSGSGRQYLELELGRGALLVRERMDREALCELSPACFLSLELVIEQPIEVHNVEVEVLDINDNAPCFPRQDYRLEISESAVPGARFHIESAQDPDVGTNSVQSYQLSPSRHFALDLKGFQSGSKLLELVLQQPLDREQSALQQLVLTAVDGGDPPKSGTAQISVRVVDTNDNPPAFDRSTYTVSLLENAPPGTLVVKLNASDPDEGSNGDVIYSFGSYTPRKVRQLFSVDPHSGEVRVNGTLDYEEASSYEIYVQATDQGPVSMAGHCKVLVNIVDANDNVPEVVLTSLYSPVPEDAKAGTVVALMSVTDQDSGLNKQVSLRIPPGLPFTLNSFKNSYTLITQGKLDHEKAAAYNITVTATDSGSPPLSSQKVIHVEISDINDNPPHFEEPVYSVYIPENNPLGALLCTIKATDPDVAENAHVSYSLIDGKIEGLPVASYVSIKSDSGNMYAVRSFDYETLREFQVIVQAQDAGIPPLSSTVTVHIYVMDENDHAPQILYPTSTNTSTALEMIPRSAYAGYLVTKIIAIDGDSGQNAWLFFYLVQTSDPGLFRVELHTGEIRTTRRLGEDTMPTFNLTVEVRDNGEPPMSSSVAITVAVVDRVSKIIPDTRRHFRSPSNYSEITLYLIIALSAISFVFLFTIIGLTVIKCYRYSLYGDSCCAGFCGVRERCPAELYKQANNNIDARLPHGLKVQPHFIEVRGNGSLTKTYCYKACLTAGSGSDTFMFYNTCGPTGTTGPSAVVTERHLTGQSGQSAQNLIILKNDSITPNEVNIWTFRVCLPKHPNPDWRYSASLRAGMQSAVHMEEAGVLRGGPGGPDQQWPTVSSATPEPEAGEVSPPVGAGVNSNSWTFKFGPSNPKQGGPGELPDKFIIPGSPAIISIRQEPPNSQIDKSDFITFGKKEETKKKKKKKKGNKTQEKKEKGNSTTENSDQ